TCAGAAGCATCCTTCTTAAATGTCATGCTCTATTTCACATAGGACAAGTAGTGCAAACTAGGAGGGGGACTGCGTTTTCTACAGCAATGGCTCTAAGAAGGGAAATGACATCCACAAATGTTATCAATATTAACGGGAGAACCAAGGTTTTTTAACCAAACTTCTAGAGGGTAAGTAGAGCTCACAACAATGCTTCAGACAACGAACATGTCACCAAATAGGTCACCATTGTTGGCCAAAGCCAAGGACCTAGCACGGCTTTGGCTCGACAATCCTCGCACCCAAGCCCAAACTAGCCACATCGTGGATGACCTTGACAATCGAAACCAGCTGGAGATTGTTGCGCAACGACGAGGTCACAAACATACCTGAGCTATCACCGCCGTGCCAACCCATAGGGGCCACCTCCGATCCGTCCTACATGGCATCAGCCATCATGGGAAGCCACATCATGTTATTGCACCATGCAAAGATTGCCACCGATGACGTTATATATCGTCGCCCCTCAAGCTAGCATCAAAGCACAAGTCACCGTCTGCAACAAGCCGCCATCCGTTGGTTGTCGCAGTGGTAGTGAGCCTGCCACGGCATGCATGGCAAAACTGCATTTATTTACAAATACTCTTCCTGTTCGATTAGAACGCTTCACACCAAAAAGGTAAAAAAAACTCTTCCAGAAAATGTACAGTGCCCTCTATTTTGTAGGCACCAAATTAAAGCACAACCACCATTAGATTGGGTCACCTGATCATAATAAGTCCCAAACATCCCAAATCTATTCTGCCCGCACCATAATTTGAGCGGCCACCGGCAGCGCGGCATTCACCGGTGACCGGCACACCGGGCAGGTGATGCGCGATCTCAGCCACGCATCGATACACCCCTCGTGGAACAGATGCATGCACGCCGGAAGCTGCTTGACCACCTCCCCGCGCTGCAGCTCTCCGAGGCAGACCGCACACTCGTCACCGCCGGCCTTCTTGTCGTACTCGTACGCCGGGAGGGCCGCGATCGCGGAGGCACCAAGGCCGTTACAGTGGACGACACCCGGTTGTGCTTGCGGCTCGGCATGCGACGGTCCTGGCTCCGTCCCCGGTGCCGGCTGCTGCACTTGCACCGGGAGGCTCCTGCCGGCGTTGTTGTCACCTATGTGGTCGATGAGGAACGGCCAGTGGACGCAAAGGAGAACGGAGACGAAGACGAGGATACTGAGGCCCCACCGCGCGCCCATGACATACAGCATCAAGCCGGCGAACATGCAGAGTGGTATTAACACGATGCACGCGATCCTGACAAAGAGCGCACCCCTATCTCCTAAGAAGAACATCGTGCACGGTGAGTGCCGGCTTAATGAATGGTAACTAATATCCGAAAGAGGATAATTATTGATGTGAGGAACAGCTAGTCTTTCTAGGGAGAGTTCGTCGTTAGTAACAAGAGAAATGCCTCGAGGTTTACAGCTACCCGTCTTAGTTTTCTCTTGCAGCAATTTTGATTGGCCAGCGAGACAATATGTCTACTAGGTAGATAGTAGTCAGCATGTGGATCAGAAAAATTGTACGTGACCCCATCTTAATGTTAATATATTGGTGGCCTTCATATACCTCAGATAGGATTGACAAAAACATATATGGCAGAAATTCTTATACATATTGTGTAACCCTCTAAGCGGCATCTAAATTACCGACATTTGCTATTATAATAACCCTATAAATTTGCATATCAACTATCTACCTATGCCAGTATGAAAGATAATGCATAGTAACCTATGTCACAATCACATACAAAATATATGTTTTCTCATCCTATATCTCCGAACAAATGTGCAATAATAGAAAACATGGTAACATGTGAGGCAATATAAAATGAGATATTAAATTGTACAAAATTCTCATGGAGTCAAATGTGCCAATGTTGTTTTATTCTCTATACCCCGAACAAACAATATATATTTGGTTACAAAACAGCATATCTTGTGGTTGTCCTGTTTTGTAGAGAAAGAAGTGTTGAATAATAAGAAGCCTGTGGAGGAGCAGCCAAGCCCGAGGGCCGACGACTCCTGTGGAGGAGCAGCCATGGACTCAGCAGCTGGCTGTTGCCTCATGCGGTCGCATAGCCcgatgacgaggaggaaggcgacCAGGAGGTAGGTGACGCGGGCCATGACGTCCCAAGAGGCGCCGACCAGGGACAGCACCACAATAGTTACCATCAACGGAGGGAGGACGATCATGGCGATCTTGAGCGGCATGGCGGACGATCAACTAAAGGCTTGAAGCTGATTGGACTCTGCTGGGGCTAGCTTCTAATAGAAGCATGTAAGTGTCGGTTAGTTCGCTGAGCCGAACTCTAGATTGCCTCAGTTACAAGTGTGACGGCCTGTTAACAGTCAGATTTGACTCatcgctcatcggtgctgacaAGCTCCCTCCTTGTAATTTACGTGCTTCGTTTTCTCCAATATATAGCGCACGATTTTACTGTACTTTAGGCGCCTACACCGGCCATACCGATGTGGCCACATGTGGCGACGTCTGCACTTACTAGGATTTGTAACTGGCCGTTTTCTTTTAACAGTTTAAATGGGTTACAATGATTTCATATCAGCGCTCTCTGGGATTAAATTATAATTCAATTGAACTAGGCTGTGTACTGGGCTGGGTATCAAATGTTTAAATTGGCATTGACAATGAAGTTTCATCAACATAGATATCATGTGTGTCCAAATTTCATCTCTAGAAGCCATGGCAATATGTTCACCTTAATTTGACAAAGAACCATATTGAAATTGACATAGCAAATATGGAACATAAACTAAAACAAGATGCCAAAGATAATTTATTGGAGGCAAATTGATTCCCTATTTTAATCTTTGTGTGGTAAACAATCAATACAATATTACTACACCAGATTAATGCATCATTGTCGGGTCTAAATTTGGCATCACTATCCAAATGGTTCCGGCCGGGAGTAATGGCCTAATGGGTAGTAATAGCTTGCCTATCGTTGCTGGTTATTCACATGACAATGATATCATCCTATGACTTCCGGGTCTAGCCCAAAAAAGGCAGTGATAAAAAAATGTGTTTGCAAGATTCAAATCGAGGAATTCAACACTCTCTCAAGCATCCATACCATCTGAGGTGCATAACACTTATTAATATACAACTGATGCTATTGTTTTAACTACACATTTACAAATCTTATATTTGTACATTTGACACTTAAattatctcaaatgaaaaaacttgttaactacaaagttatagatctcgtcgagttGCTGTTAACTTTTTCTCCATTCGACATTTGTCAACCATCTCAAATCCATTCCGAGAACATAAATTGAATATTTAGACATATAAACCATCTAAAATTAAAAAGTTATCAACCACAAGCTTTCATCTCTTTGAACTCTATAATTTTGGTATAAAATCTATCTTGACCTGACTTCACatgaaaaagttatgattttttttgtGAAAAAAGCCTATCACTACCTGTTGCAACCACGAACTGGCAGTGATAGTTAAATTTTCATTGCCGGTTCATGGTTGTCATTGCCAGTTATAGCCATGAATCGACACTGAAAGCCCacctatcactgccggttgtacgACTATCACTGTCtatcgaaccgacagtgatacattATCATTATTAATTCCAAaaccaaccgacagtgatagtccaGCAATGATTGCCTGTTTGGTGGTAGTGTATACAATTAATATGATGCCTATGATGAGGAGGCAGACAGTAAGGCGGTGGACAGTGaacaagagagggaaaggatggcTCCGGCAACCTTGGAACCTGGATCTAGCTACGCTGCTTCTTCTCCGTTTGGATGGACATAGAGGTAGAGAGCGGCAACACCGCTTCTTCCCCGTTTGGATGACACGGACATAGAGGGTCACGTCTTCCCCATTAGGATGGACATAGAGGGTCACGTCTTCCCCGTTAGGATGGACATAGAGATGGAGGATGACGATGTTTCTTCTTCGCCGTTAGGATGAACACATAAATGGAGGGTTCTAGGTGGCGGCTCGGTGAGATGGGAGTACGGTGACGGCATGGGAGAGAGTCCGTTGGAAACAAAAAGACATGCAACAGGAGGGGAGTGAAGGGTTGTGGTGTCATCTTGGAGAGAGAGTAGGGTGGTGGCGTGGAAGAGAGGATGCTTGGAAACAAAATGAGTGTGAGAGAGGAGTTGGGTCGGGAAAACTTTTCTTGAGAAAAAATTGTAGAGTAGGAGTTCCCTACACACCGGAGATGGAATTAACGGGAGAAATTTGAAGGGAGTTAAAAGGATCCTGTTGGATTAAGTTTTTTTCTCTGATCCTACAAAGAAAAGTGGAGACCTTGTTTAAGGTTAAGGTCTTTGTTAGAGATGCTCTTATCGCCAACCGGTGGCTGGGTTGAGCATCCCACCTCACCCATGTGGTGACTCCGCCTAAACCTCCACCCTCACCATATCATCGTAACCTCGTTCGAAAATGGGCTACTTTGCATTCATCGCCTCCCAAACGAATGGTCTTCTGCAACCTGCGAATTGTCTCTCTCGCTGCTACTTCAGGTGCGTGTCCTGATCTCCCGTCATCACAGTTGTGACCTTGAATTCAACTTTGGAACTCGGTGTCATCTGAGAATTGAGATTGAGAGTGCTGAGGAAGCACCACGATAGAACTATCCCTTGCTTTCAATATAAGCAGGGTGTAAAGCCTTTGATTAAAAAATAGAACCGCGTGTCCTTTGTGAACGCCACGATGGAATCGTGGGGATGACAGCATCCTGGCACTTCTTGGCTTCTTCCACACCGTTTGCTAGGACATGTGAACGCCACCCGCTTCAGCCTCGTATATCTCAACATAGTGGCAACAGTGATATGAGGAAGCCGAATTCTTTATTCATCTGGGTCAGTAGATCCTTTAAACTTGGGGACAAGTCTTATCTAtcttggccttgtttagatcacctccaaattctaagtttttttactttctctccattacatcaatttttgaatgcatgtatggagcattaaatataggtaaaaaaataactaattgcacagtttggttgtaaatcacgagacgaatcttttgagcctagttagtccatgatcggacaaagtttgtcaaatacaaacaaaacgtgctacagtgtctagattgcaaaaacttgcaatctaaacgaggccctttTTCTTGTAGAATCGAGGTTATGTTACTTATGTATATATAGTGGCCCCTATTCCTAACCAGTGGCTGGTCAGTCGAACAACTAGGTAACCTCTTGGTTGCCTAAGCAAGGCAAATTCGAGTCCAAAAGGAAAAAAGAAGGATTTACATGTTCGCAGTATTATGAATACGCATGCCAGGTTAATGTACTGTGCACATATTTGTAATTGTAAGACTTCAGTGCAATACAGTAAACCAGAAGTAATAGCATTTATCGTCATGGCAAAATATAAATCTATATTTAAAGCAAGGCGAAGGAGAAGGCTGTCATCGAAAAATAAGTCCAGCCAGACACATTATTATGGCTTGCATCAGCTCCCGAAACTCGCAAGCACGCTGCGCCGACAGATGGGGCACGTGGGGCAAACGCGCATCCACCGAACGATGCAATGGTTGTGGACAGGGATGAAAACGAATtcgatacggacggatatcaatgatattatatttatttttatatttctgtttgAATTTAAATATGGATAGTTAACCATGCtgaataggatacgattggatatcgacatcataaatatatgatttgagtgttcggatacggatacggtatcaaaTGTTGAATATTCGGACTTAGATACGGACAGACCTGAACCTCTTTAAATGAATTTGGTCTccaatacggtcggaaaatatccatactaTTTTCATCCCTAGCTGTGGAATAGGTGCTGACAGGCCGGCAGCCGCCTCGTCACAAACACGTCGTCCCCGACCTTGCCGAGGCAGATCGAGCATTCCTCGAAAGTCGGATGTTTCCTTGCGTTGGGCACGCGTCGGAAGGCAGTGAGCGCCACACCAAGAAGGAAGACAACCTCAGCGATGGAGACGTCGGCGTCCTTTCCGCTAACACACGCCCATGAACATGAGTAGACGTAGACCGACGAGCACGTCGATGCCCGTACGTTGCAGTTTTTCCTGGCGGACAATAATAATGTGGTGATGGGCAAATGAAGGAAAATCTGCTTGCACTTGGAAAAATCTGTTGGAAAATAACATCTGATTGGAAATATATTTCTGTTAGATGCGTTTCGAGTTGTTTTCCATTCTGATCAAATCGTTAAGAATAAAGTCTACTTACCACTTATTCTACTTTATTTAGGTAACTTATATATAACGATAATGATAAGTATAGGGCGTCCTTCCAGACGCCGCACGCGCTGCACACCGTGCCGCCCGCACCGCCCGCCTACGCTGCGTGCCGCGAACCCCTGCATGCGTCACGTACGCCCCGCCATTAGGGGCTAAAGCTGAGCTGCAGAGACTAATAGGTAGCGATGGTGACATAAGACTAGAAAATGTCATGGATTCACCGTGTCTCCCGCTGTGGCCGCGCTCTATTCGTCTGCTGAGGTCCATGCCGCCGATGAGCTCGCACCGTGGCATCAAGCTCTGCATAGGCGTTGAGCTCCGTATGTTTCATGCttttcaaatgta
The nucleotide sequence above comes from Miscanthus floridulus cultivar M001 chromosome 18, ASM1932011v1, whole genome shotgun sequence. Encoded proteins:
- the LOC136524059 gene encoding RING-H2 finger protein ATL70-like — its product is MPLKIAMIVLPPLMVTIVVLSLVGASWDVMARVTYLLVAFLLVIGLCDRMRQQPAAESMAAPPQESSALGLGCSSTGDRGALFVRIACIVLIPLCMFAGLMLYVMGARWGLSILVFVSVLLCVHWPFLIDHIGDNNAGRSLPVQVQQPAPGTEPGPSHAEPQAQPGVVHCNGLGASAIAALPAYEYDKKAGGDECAVCLGELQRGEVVKQLPACMHLFHEGCIDAWLRSRITCPVCRSPVNAALPVAAQIMVRAE